One window of Triticum dicoccoides isolate Atlit2015 ecotype Zavitan chromosome 5A, WEW_v2.0, whole genome shotgun sequence genomic DNA carries:
- the LOC119299332 gene encoding probable WRKY transcription factor 17 has translation MAVELMGCGYAPHGHAAEAEEQFQEAAAAGLLSLELIISSFSSRAGCAPPLGEMADQAVSRFRRVINILDRTGHARFRRGPVGADADSLTPPPVSSAPPPMPAQAPTPAVSPQLAPQKSMTLDFTKPLKAPAAASVAAPSVTSTSFFSSVTAGGEGSVSKGWSQLVSSGKSPLPAGTKRKQRQQQTRCAHSDAAAGGRCHCSKKRKNRVKYTTRVPTVTSGAADIPGVGDKYSWRKYGQKTIKGSPHPRCYYRCGTVKGCPARKHVERATDDPAMLVVTYEGDHCHDTWPPAAAN, from the coding sequence GTCGAACTCATGGGTTGCGGCTACGCCCCACACGGCCACGCGGCCGAGGCCgaggagcagttccaggaggcCGCTGCCGCGGGGCTCCTCAGCCTCGAGCTCAtcatctcctccttctcctcccgcGCCGGCTGCGCGCCGCCCCTCGGAGAGATGGCCGACCAGGCGGTGTCCAGGTTCCGCCGGGTCATCAACATCCTCGACCGCACCGGCCACGCCCGCTTCCGCCGCGGCCCTGTTGGCGCTGACGCCGACTCGTTGACCCCCCCTCCTGTCTCCTCTGCCCCTCCTCCGATGCCGGCCCAGGCACCGACACCAGCTGTCTCGCCGCAGCTGGCGCCGCAGAAAAGCATGACGCTGGACTTCACGAAGCCTTTGAAGGCGCCGGCGGCGGCCTCGGTTGCCGCGCCTTCGGTGACGTCGACGTCTTTCTTCTCGTCCGTGACGGCGGGGGGCGAGGGCAGCGTGTCGAAGGGCTGGAGCCAGCTGGTGTCCTCCGGCAAGTCGCCGCTCCCGGCTGGGACCAAACGCAAGCAACGCCAACAGCAGACGCGCTGCGCGCACTCCGACGCCGCCGCCGGTGGCCGGTGCCACTGCTCGAAGAAGCGCAAGAACCGGGTGAAGTACACGACACGCGTGCCCACGGTAACCTCGGGCGCGGCGGACATCCCCGGCGTCGGCGACAAGTACTCGTGGCGCAAGTACGGGCAGAAGACCATCAAGGGGTCCCCTCACCCCCGCTGCTACTACAGGTGCGGCACCGTCAAGGGCTGCCCGGCGCGGAAGCACGTGGAGCGCGCCACCGACGACCCCGCCATGCTCGTCGTCACCTACGAGGGCGACCACTGCCACGACACTTGGCCGCCGGCCGCCGCAAATTGA